The following proteins come from a genomic window of Miscanthus floridulus cultivar M001 chromosome 2, ASM1932011v1, whole genome shotgun sequence:
- the LOC136539742 gene encoding uncharacterized protein, with protein sequence MPCALSEAQAHIPHRRRRPPLRCGGLEAARARARGHYRGGAAEVQAGGEEEGFSEDLMFFVATYLSELTAPSSQDSSFRPARRLRPDGRGESGSNNSGLNCKLNSCRRSVARLPVVEPGGQGSNPCPCTLFSLNNPPRKSSFHPARSFQVTRRDCLKVQNLIHLTGVRKWKCINTSST encoded by the exons ATGCCATGCGCGCTATCTGAGGCCCAAGCCCACATCCCCCATCGAAGGCGCCGGCCGCCGCTCCGCTGCGGCGGGCTGGAGGCCGCTCGCGCCCGTGCGCGCGGCCACTACCGTGGCGGAGCCGCGGAGGTGCAAGCCGGCGGTGAGGAGGAAGGCTTCTCAGAGGATCTGATGTTCTTCGTGGCAACCTACCTTTCAGAGTTGACAGCGCCCAGCTCGCAGGATTCTTCGTTCAGGCCCGCTCGGCGGCTCCGTCCAGATGGTCGAGGTGAG TCAGGTAGCAACAACTCTGGACTAAATTGTAAGCTTAACTCCTGCCGAAGGTCGGTGGCAAGGCTCCCTGTGGTTGAGCCGGGCGGCCAGGGTTCTAACCCTTGTCCCTGCACCTTATTCAG TCTCAATAACCCGCCAAGAAAATCTAGCTTCCATCCAGCAAGATCCTTCCAGGTCACTCGCAGG GATTGCCTAAAGGTGCAAAATTTGATCCATCTCACTG GTGTTAGAAAATGGAAGTGTATCAACACTTCTTCCACATAA